The genomic window ATGGCGGCAAAAGGTCTGGAAGTCATTATCGGCACGAAAATCGACGAACAGTTCGGCCCGGTGATCATGTATGGGCTGGGCGGTATCATGGTGGAAATCATGAAGGATGTGACCTTCTGGGTGTTGCCGGTATCTCCGGCGTCGTGCAAGAAAATGATTGAAGATACCCGGTCATCGGTCATTTTGAGCGGGGTGCGGGGGCAGAAAGGCTATGACAAAAAAACCTTGCGTAAATTACTGGGTATTTGTTCGGAACTGGTGGAGTCTTATCCTGAAATCCAGGAAATGGATTTCAACCCCATTATCCTGTATGAAAACGGGCTGGATGTGGTGGATGCCAGAATTATCCTGAAAAAATAGGTTTACAAAAAAACATGGAGACGTTAAATTCTTAGACTTAGAAGTACAAACGTCCGTTCAGGCAACTGCGTCAGGGTGCAAAGCAGAATTTCGCATCCTGCACACAATTCTAATCAAACTTTTTTATGGAGGTTTAGATGAAACGATTACTGGTATTGGCAATTACGGCATTTTTCGGCATGATCCTTTTTTTCGGGTCCGCGCCGGTACAGGCGGAACAGACCTTTGTCACCATCGGAACCGGCGGGGTTACAGGGGTTTATTATCCCACGGGCGGTGCCATCGCAAGATTGGTGAACAAAGACAGAAAAGTGCATGGAATCCGCTGCTCAGTGGAAAGTACCGGGGGATCCGTGTACAACCTGAATACCATCCGTGCCGGTGAGCTGGATATGGCAGTGGCCCAGTCCGACTGGCAGTACCATGCGTACCACGGCACCAAGGGTACCCCGTTTGAAGCATCCGGTCCGGACAAGGACCTGCGGGCCGTATTCTCCGTGCATCCCGAACCTTTCACCGTGGTGGCCAGAAAAGATTCCGGCATCAAGACCTTTACCGACCTGAAAGGCAAACGGGTCAATGTGGGAAATCCCGGTTCCGGTCAGCGCGGTACCATGGAAGTGGTCATGGAAGCCTTAGGGTGGACCATGGATGATTTCAAGCTGGCCTCTGAGCTGAAACCCGCAGAACAGTCTGCCGCCCTGTGCGACAACAAAATCGACGCCATCATCTACACAGTCGGCCATCCTTCCGGTTCCATCCAGGAAGCCACCACGTCCTGTGATTCCATTCTGGTACCTGTAGAAGGCCCAGCCATTGACAAGCTGGTGGCCGATAATGCCTATTACCGGAAAGCCACCATTCCCGGCGGCATGTACCGGGGCACGGATACCGACACCAAAACGTTTGGTGTGGGCGCCACCTTTGTGTCTTCGGCAACAGTGCCTGAAAACGTGATTTATCACGTGGTCAAGGCGGTATTTGAAAATTTTGACGACTTCAAGAAACTGCATCCGGCATTTGAGGTGCTGGTAAAAGAAGAAATGGTCAAAGACGGCCTGTCCGCCCCGCTGCATGACGGTGCGGTCAAATATTACAAAGAAGCCGGCCTGATGTAGTTTTTTTGTCAGACTGAACCATATAAGCGTGCGGGGCGCGTGGCTGCCGCGCACGCTTTCCTTTTTTTTACGGAGGCCTTGTCACCATGACTGCTGACAAAAATCAAACTGTTCCAGATGATATGAAGGATTTTGTGGCCGAGGTGGAATCCGGTGCCAGGAATCCGGTGGGTGCGGTTCCCAAAAACATTCTTTTTTTCGTGCCGTTGATCTGGACCCTGTTTCAACTCTGGTATGCGTCCCCCCTGCCGTTCATATTCAATGTTTTTGTTCTGAACGACACCGAAGCCCGATCCATTCATCTGGCATTCGCCATGTTTCTGTCCTATACCGCATATCCCACCTTCAAGTCATCTCCCAGGGAGTATATTCCGATACAAGACTGGTTTTTGGCCCTGGTGGCAGCATTTTGTTCAGCCTACCTGTTTATCTTTTACGAGCAGATGTCAGCCAGACCCGGAATTCCCACTACACTGGATCTGGTGGTGGGGGTGGTCGGCCTGATACTTCTTTTGGAAGCGACGCGACGGGCTTTGGGACCCCCCCTCATGGTGGTGGCGGCCGTGTTTCTCACCTATACTTTTTTTGGGCCCTACATGCCGGATGTCATTGCCCATAAAGGGGCCAGCCTGTCCAAGGGCATGTCCCACTACTGGCTGTCCACGGAAGGGGTGTTCGGCGTGGCGTTAGGGGTATCCACGGGTATGGTGTTCATGTTTGTGCTGTTCGGCTCACTGCTGGAGTCTGCCGGTGCAGGCAACTATTTTATTCGCACCGCCTACGCCGGACTGGGCCACATGCGGGGCGGGCCTGCCAAGGCAGCCGTTGTTTCCTCGGGTTTGACCGGTCTGGTGTCCGGGTCTTCCATCGCCAATGTCGTCACCACGGGTACCTTTACGATTCCGTTGATGAAAAAAGTAGGGTTTTCGGCGGAAAAAGCCGGGGCCGTGGAGGTGGCTGCATCCACCAACGGCCAGCTCACCCCGCCGGTCATGGGGGCGGCCGCCTTTCTCATGGTGGAATATGTGGGCATCTCCTATGTGGAGGTCATCAAGCACGCGTTTTTACCGGCCATCATCTCCTATATCGCCCTGGTGTATATTGTCCACCTGGAGTCCTGTAAAATGGGCCTCAAAGGCATGGAAAAGCCGGTGACCAAGACAGCGGTCCAGAAACTGGTTTCCTTTGTACTTACGATTTTGACCTTGATCATCATTGGCGGTGTTACCTATTATGGCCTGGGCTGGATCAAGGCCGTTGCCGGAGATGCCGCCATGTATGTGGTGGTGCCGCTGATTGTGATTGCCTATCTTATTCTTATCTGGCTGGCCTGCAAAGTGCCTGAGCTGGAATACACCCATGAAATAAGCAAGCTGCCCAAACTGAGAGAAACTGCCCAGGCCGGGTATTATTTTTTGCTGCCCATTGTGGTACTCATGTGGTGCCTGACCGTGGAACGGCTGTCTCCTTCTTTATCTGCCTATTATGCCACGGTGGTGCTTATTTTTATTGTACTCACCCAGCGGCCCTTGAAAGGGATTTTCCGGAAAAACAGTGCCCCGGAATTTGCCTTTAAAATGGGGTGGGACAACCTGATCGCCGGCATGGTGGCCGGGGCCAGAAACATGATCGGTATCGGGGTTGCCACGGCAGCTGCCGGCATTGTGGTGGGCACGGTGACCCTCACCGGGATCGGCCTGGTCATGACCGCATTTGTGGAGTTTATTTCCGGCGGCAACCTGCTGCTGATTTTGTTTTTCACCGCCATCATCAGTCTGCTGCTGGGCATGGGGCTGCCCACCACGGCCAACTATATTGTTGTGTCCACCCTGATGGCGCCGGTAATCGTCCATCTCGGGGCCTTGAACGGGCTGGTGGTGCCCTTGATTGCCGTGCATCTGTTCGTGTTTTATTTCGGCATTCTAGCGGATGATACTCCCCCGGTGGGGCTGGCAGCATTCGCCGCAGCCGGGATATCCGGTGGAGATCCCATCCGCACCGGTATCCAGGGATTTACCTATGATATCAGGACAGCGGTACTGCCGTTTTTCTTTATCTTTAACACCGAACTGCTCATGATCGGGATCCGGGACTGGGTGCATCTGACCATTGTGATTGTATCTGCTGTGGCAGCCATGCTGGTATTCGGTGCAGCCACCCAGGGGTATTGGATCACCAAAAGCCGGTTTTATGAAAGCCTGGCCATGCTGCTGGTAACCTTTACCCTGCTGCGGCCCGGATTTTTTTGGGACAAGATGTATGAGCCCTATAATGAGCGGCCGGGAGTTGAGCTGCTCCAGGCCATGGAAAAGCAGGATGAAAACACCATGATTCACCTGGTGATCAAAGGTGAAACCCTGGATGGAGAAGAATACACCAAAGCCCTGATGCTGCCCGTGGGACAGGAAGGGGTTCCTGAAGACCGGCTCAGGGAAGTGGGGTTTGAGGTGATTGAAGATGACGGGAAAATGATCGTGAACAATCTCATGTTCGGCAGTAATGCCGAGCGGATGGGCATTGATTTTGATCAGGAAATTGTATCGGTGATGATGGAAGCGGACCGCCCCCCAAAACAGCTC from Desulfotignum phosphitoxidans DSM 13687 includes these protein-coding regions:
- a CDS encoding TAXI family TRAP transporter solute-binding subunit; this encodes MKRLLVLAITAFFGMILFFGSAPVQAEQTFVTIGTGGVTGVYYPTGGAIARLVNKDRKVHGIRCSVESTGGSVYNLNTIRAGELDMAVAQSDWQYHAYHGTKGTPFEASGPDKDLRAVFSVHPEPFTVVARKDSGIKTFTDLKGKRVNVGNPGSGQRGTMEVVMEALGWTMDDFKLASELKPAEQSAALCDNKIDAIIYTVGHPSGSIQEATTSCDSILVPVEGPAIDKLVADNAYYRKATIPGGMYRGTDTDTKTFGVGATFVSSATVPENVIYHVVKAVFENFDDFKKLHPAFEVLVKEEMVKDGLSAPLHDGAVKYYKEAGLM
- a CDS encoding TRAP transporter permease, which produces MTADKNQTVPDDMKDFVAEVESGARNPVGAVPKNILFFVPLIWTLFQLWYASPLPFIFNVFVLNDTEARSIHLAFAMFLSYTAYPTFKSSPREYIPIQDWFLALVAAFCSAYLFIFYEQMSARPGIPTTLDLVVGVVGLILLLEATRRALGPPLMVVAAVFLTYTFFGPYMPDVIAHKGASLSKGMSHYWLSTEGVFGVALGVSTGMVFMFVLFGSLLESAGAGNYFIRTAYAGLGHMRGGPAKAAVVSSGLTGLVSGSSIANVVTTGTFTIPLMKKVGFSAEKAGAVEVAASTNGQLTPPVMGAAAFLMVEYVGISYVEVIKHAFLPAIISYIALVYIVHLESCKMGLKGMEKPVTKTAVQKLVSFVLTILTLIIIGGVTYYGLGWIKAVAGDAAMYVVVPLIVIAYLILIWLACKVPELEYTHEISKLPKLRETAQAGYYFLLPIVVLMWCLTVERLSPSLSAYYATVVLIFIVLTQRPLKGIFRKNSAPEFAFKMGWDNLIAGMVAGARNMIGIGVATAAAGIVVGTVTLTGIGLVMTAFVEFISGGNLLLILFFTAIISLLLGMGLPTTANYIVVSTLMAPVIVHLGALNGLVVPLIAVHLFVFYFGILADDTPPVGLAAFAAAGISGGDPIRTGIQGFTYDIRTAVLPFFFIFNTELLMIGIRDWVHLTIVIVSAVAAMLVFGAATQGYWITKSRFYESLAMLLVTFTLLRPGFFWDKMYEPYNERPGVELLQAMEKQDENTMIHLVIKGETLDGEEYTKALMLPVGQEGVPEDRLREVGFEVIEDDGKMIVNNLMFGSNAERMGIDFDQEIVSVMMEADRPPKQLMFFPALALLGLIYFLQKRRQTPEEASRLQL